A region of the Flavobacteriaceae bacterium MAR_2010_188 genome:
TAGTGTTTATCTCTTCATCAGAGATGAAGCTATCAAGAGAAATATGTCAAATGAACTTTTACAGATTGTTGATAAGAAATTAGCTGAATCTAATATTGCGATTCCAATATCTAAAGAAAAAGTGGTACACTCGAACAAAGAACCCAAAATAATCAGTAAATGTAGTATTGTCAAGCCTCAAAAAGATGCACATGTCACGAAGGATGATATGGATGCATCTACAAAAATTAAAAAGCTCAATGAATTATCACAACTTTTAAAATCAACCGCAATTACTCAAGACGAATTTAATGCATTGAAAAATGAATTAATAAATCTTGAATACAAATCTGAAGAAAATCCGAAACTTACTGAGTTAAAGAAGCTCTTAGAGTCTGAGGTTGTAACCAAAGAAGAATTTAATAGCCTAAAAAAAGAATTATTAGAATTACATAATAATTCCAGTGAGGACTTAAATTTAATTGAATCTAGGGATTTATTAAATCTCGAAGAAATCTCAAAAGTTGAATTAGATAGGCTTCAGAGTGAAAAAAATATATTTGATAATGTAGACAAGCAGAGTGAGGACGATGTTGTTAGCAAAGTGAGAATAGTAAGTGATTCTGAAATTAAGGCGGGAATAAGCATTGCAGATTTACTGGGATATGCTGCTTACTTGGGTGTATTTGCTATAATAATTCTTTTCATAAACTCATTTAACAAATCATCTTCACAAGATACCGAGTCATCTTCAAACAGTGATGATAATTATGTTGAACAATCTCGCACTTCAACCCAATCATCATACGAATTGAATTCATCTAAAACTTGCTCATACTGCGGTGATTCATATACAGGTGATGGTTACAATTATGCATTTGGTGTATGCAGTTCTGGAAGTGGAAGTTACTTCTCAAAATGTTCACTCAAGTGTTGTCGAGAATCATTACAAAATGACCCCAACTTAGATAGAAAATGGAAAAATTGAGCAAAAACGGAATTAATCAATATGGATAAAATAGAAGAGTTAAAAAAGCTAAAAGACCTATTAGATAATGGTTTTATTTCGAAAGAAGAATTTAATTCTTTGAAAGCTGAGATTTTATCTATAGCAAAACCTGCGGCACAAGAAGTTGAAGAAATAGAAAAAGATGAGGTAGTTGTGCCTCCATCCAATCCAAAAAATGACTCAGCTTTACAGCCAGAAATGCCTACCCCTGAAAATTTAGAGAAAGAAGCCGATGTAAGTCTAAATTCTGATTTTATTAGTATTGAAGATATGGAAGAAGAATTCTCAAAGGATGAAATATTCTCTAAGGAAGATGTGAAGAAGGAAGATGTGAAGAGGGAAGATGTGAAGGAAGAAGAAGTGAAGAAGGAAGATAAAATTTATGAAATTAAACTAAAGTGTAAGAAATGCAACAAAGAAATTTCTAAATATATAGAACAAAGCAATAAAGGGTTATGTATTGATTGTAAGGAAAAAAGTCTTCAAATACCTAAATTGACATACCTGTTTTTATTATTGTTAATACCACTTATTTGGTGGGTTTTCAAAGATTCTTCTTCTGAAGATAACCCAAGGATTGTTAACCCTTCCCAATCTGTAATAGATAGGTCTGGTGACGGTTCTAGTAATAATTATGATACTGAAAACGTAGTACTTAAAACATTTTTTAATCCCGTTAGATTTTATAAAATAGATTATCCAGATAATCTTAAACAAGGAAAACCTTCATGGAATAATGATGGAATTAGTTTTAAAAGTGATAATGGAAAAGAAAATTTATCCGTTTACTCTAGTATTTTAAGGTATCCTACATTAAAGGAAAAATATAATAGTGAAATCAAAGAACAAGATTACGAAGTAACTTATAAAGTTTTCAAAGGAGATTGGTATGCAATTAGTGGGTATATCAAAAACACTAATGACATATTTTATTTAAAATGTTACCTTTCAAAAGAGCAGGATGAAACTAGAACTTTGATTTTAACCTATCCAGAATCAAAGAAAAATATTTATAATTCTATACTATCAAAAATATTGGATTCATTCACCGATACTGAGATTAAAAATGCAGAATTACAAGAAACTTATGAATCTTCCACTATCCCTATTAACTCCCATTACGTAGATTTAAAATTAATCGCTGTCAGTTGTTATGAGGGTAACGAATGTAAATTTGAATTTCAAAACTCCGATTCAAAGACCTTATTTTTTGATTGGTATCTTGAACCTACTAATGCTGAAAAAGATTCCTATGAAAGCGTTTTTATGACAAATTATGGGACGGGGTATAATGGATTTAATAAGTATTACGGAAAGAAATTTAGAGTTTATTACAACAATAATGATAATTCTCCAGGTACTTGTAAGGATGACGACGATATTGGTCTAATTTGTACTAAAATTTTAAATATGTATTTGATTGACAGGCTGAATTCTTCAGTTACAGATTTAATTCATCCAAAAAGTGGTACTATCAATGGAACAGATGTAATTATTAGACAAAAACCAAATTCATCGTCAAAAATTCTAGGGTCTTTCAAGAAATCTGGCGAACAAATCACCATAATAGATGAATATGTTTCACAAAACACGTCTCAAGCGTTATTATCAGAAGATATAGATATTTCCGACGGTAATACTAACAAAATGCTCCATAAGGGAAAGGCATTGAATATTTTATCTAACGAAGATTCGCTTTATTTAATTTCGGTTGAAGATGACCAGAAAGATTACAAATTAAAGGTAACCCCGAACTATATTGAATTTGTAGAGGACAAATGGTTCAGGATTATAAGAACATCAGGTGAAACGGGTTGGGTTCTTGGTAAATTCATATCGGTTGAGAAAACAAATGATTAATAAATCAAACATTTAAATATTTTATCAGTTTGTCATATAACTTATACAAATACCTTTTTTGTATTTATTTCTTAACCTTCATTAATATTGAGGGATATACACAAGAAATACAGGCTAAAAACCACAATATTTCAGGTTACATTAAAAACGATGGGACTATTCACGATAATAACCACAATACGGTAGGATTCATTAAAAATGATGGAACTATTCAGAATTCAAACCATAGTACAATTGGATACATTAAAGGTGATGGTACTATTCAAAATGGCAATCATACCATCGTAGGTTATGTAAAAATAAATGGGACGGTACAAGACATGAACCACAGAACATTGGGTTATGTCAAAGGTGATGGGACTGTCCAAAACATCAATCACAGTACAATTGGGTATGCAAGGGATATCAATAAAGAGTGGGCGGCTGTCTTTTATTTCTTCTTTGAATTTGACTAATAAAGCACTTAGTTGAGTTAAGTATTAGTTAGAATATTTGATAATTCATTACTCACCACATCTTTTAAACAATCGCTGAATTTGTACTGGATTAAATTCTTTACCTCGTCTGGTTGTGTACTGTACAATTCAATTTATCCGCTATAGCTTGAAAATCACGTCCTTTTTTTTTGCTGAATAGATAATGTTTATGGCTTGGATATTACTTTTATGGTTGCATGCATTTCCTTTAATTTTTTGACCCTTTTTTGAATAACCAAAACCATTTGGTTTACCTAATCTAATTTCACCGTCAATAGATGACATTTCCGACACATCTTCATTTGCGTAAATTCTTCGTCAACTTTTTTGGGTAACTAATATGGTAATTCCATTTGTTTTACTACTAATTATTCTCAATCTATAATTGAAGTACAACTATAGAATTAAATCTATCGAAGATATAATATTATTTTAAAATTATTTCAGGGAATCCTTGGGAATCCCTCGCTATACCTATAAGCATGTTAGATATTTGCAGTATATATTAATATTAACAATTTAAAATTATGAAATTATGAAGACACAAAAAGTAGTATTAACAGAACAAGAAAGCGACGAATTATTACACAACTTTTTAATCAAAAGTTATATTGCTAATGGTACAATTAAAGTCACACCATCTGAAGTTAGGAAAAATCTTAAAATTGAAATTACAAAAGATGAATTAGCTCGTGATGTTGAGATGGTACAGCGTGAGCAAATTGACTATGTAATTGGCTATCAAATTGACTCACCTACGGCAGAAGATATGCCAACTTATTATAAAATAGTGAGTCATGTAATCACATCTTTTAATTTTTCAAAGTATGAAAATATGACCATAGACGAATTACGCTCGCACTTAAGGGTTTATGATGAACGCACTAATAAAGCTATTAGGGGTGAAAATTTAATAGAGTTTGAGATTGATAGGGCTTGCGTTGGTATCTATTCGCAGTTGAAAGGAGGCATTTATATTGAAGAGGATATGTCTATTAATGTCATCGAGAAAATTGAGGAATTGAAATCACACGGTTTTTTAAACGAAGAACAAAAAAGAAATATAATTAAATCACTTATGTAATAACCATGGCATAAACAAAAAACCCATTGATACATTCAAAGGGTTTTTAAATTTATTAAATTTTTAATGGACACGATTAATCATCACATTTTTTAAAAAGTCGTTGAACCTGAATCGGTTTGAACTGCTTACCTCGTCTGGTGGTGTATTGAAGTTTATTTAGTTTATCTGCGATAGCTTGAAAAGTCATTCCATCTTTTCGGGCTGAGCAGATAACATCCATTGCCTGAATGTTGTTTTTATTGTTGCGTGCATTTTCCTTGATTTTTTCAACCCCTAACTTTTGAAAATCCCCAAAACCATTAGGATTACCCAATCGAACTTCACCGTCTATAGGATTCATTATTGAGCCATCTTTATTAGTATATATACCTTTTTCAATTTTATCTTTTTTCACTCTTAAAGCGTCCTTAATCCTTTTCGATATAACCTCAGCTTCATGTTCGGCTATTACCGAAAGTAGCTGGATTGTTAATTTATTGGCGTTTGGGTTATCACAGCAAATAAATTCAACTCCACCATTGAATAGGGCAGATGTAAATTCTACATCACGAGCTAGTCTGTCTAGCTTTGCTACAATCAATATAGCTTTATTAGCTTTTGCTAATTCGATAGCCTTATAAATCTCAACACGTTTTTTCTTTCTGGTCCCAGTTTCAACTTCTGTAAACTCACCTACTAGATTTCCTATACCACTAACATGATTGGCTACAGCATTTTTCTGAGCCTGTAGACCCAGCCCAGAACTTCCTTGTTTTTGAGTCGATACCCTATAATAGGCTACGTACTTTTTCATTACGCTGCGTGTTTTCCTTCTATATAATCAATTACGTCAACAAGCATATCACAATATACACCTTCAAAAGTTTTAACTACCTCACGTTTTTTATTAGTAAAAATAACAGTGTAGGTATCTGACCAATTTAATTCGATTGTTACCCAACCTTTATGAGTTAGACCATTTACCTGAAAACTAAGACCTCCTTCTCTAGTTTCATTTTCAGATAACGAACAAAAGGATTTTGCTCCCCACGCCATTAAAGCAGATTTATCAAAATATTTAATTTGGTTTAAAATTGTTCTTGCGATTTGTTCAGACGTATTTTTCATGACTAAGAATTTAACTTAGACAAATATAAAACTTTTTATAACAAATCGCTAACATTAGTTTGCAATTTGTTATATTTGTAATGAATTAATTTTTAATCGTTTTTTTGATGACAAATAATAAAGGAAATCAAGAATTTAATTGGAGAGAAAATGATGAATCATCATTAACTTTGCTTAAATATGATTTGGAGGCTGACCATTGGGTAAGGGCATTTAAAAGCGCAGAAAGAAAACACGCTACTGCTCCAATTGGCGAAACAATCGGTGTGATAGGGTTGGTCTTAAGTCTTGTTTTTAATTTAATTGTGCTAATTGTATTACTGTTGAATAAATTAATAAATTATCTGAAAACGTAATTTTATCCCTATCTAAATAATTTTACTAAGGCATCTTCAATCTCTTTACGCTTGTAATAAACTCTATTTCCCACTCCAAAAGATTTTAAGACACCTCTTTTAGTCCAATTATGCACCGTAGCTAAATTAATTTGAAAAAATTGAGAAACTTGATTTCTCTTCATTAGTCCTAATGGTACTTTTGTTTGAAGATTTTCTTTAATTGTTCTAAGTTCAATTTCTAAAAATTCAACTATTTGAAGTAGTAACCCGACTGCATCAGGAAGGTCTTCAAATTTTAAATCTTTTTTCAATTCTTCTTATTTCTCTTGTTATTGTTAGTGTGTTTTTTAATTGATGATTTTTAGAAATATCAATTTTTACGTTAGCAAAAGGAAGGTGGTTAGTGAAATTTTCGATTTCATAAAACGATTTACCTACCGACAACTCAATAAACTTTATGAGCGTTTTAAATTCAACTTCTCTAGGATTAGGAGATTCTGCATAATAAACAGAAACACTTTTTAAACAACTCAAGAGTTTTAACCAATAACCGCCAGTATGAGGTCCCTTCTGACCTACTTTATGAGCATAATACTGTTTTATTCTTTTCTGAAGCGGATTAGTTAAAGAAGATGATTCACCAATGTAGAGTATATTCTCATTAGGATTCCAAAATTGTCTTAGATAGTCTTTGACTTCTTTCTTTGATGTAACCATCTTTCCCTTAATCTCTAAGTTTGTTGCCTGAGTTACCCAGTAATTGAATGTCTCATCACAAATCTCAAAGCTATGCGAATGGACTTCTGAACTCTTTGGGTTATCTGTTAATGCAATGACATAGACGCCATTAAATTTTGCATTCAATGATACATTCCATTTAAAAGCTCCTACGTAGTTTAGTTTGAACTCATTAAATAAAACATCTATTGAAACTGCCATACCATTAAATCGGGTTCTTATCAATCATTTTCATTCTGGATTGAATTATTTTACGCGATTCCATATAAAATCTGAAGTATATGTTAGAATCTGGTCTTTTGAATATTTCAAAACATTTGAAGTATCCTTACCTATTAATCCATATTTATAATCATTTTTAACTGGTAATGGAGGATAAGTATTAAAAAGTCTTAACCATATCTTCTGTAATGTTTCCTCCATAAAACTCAGTGAAATTCTAACTTTTTCAGAGTATATATATTCTTTTAATAATGTCTTTCTTTCTACATTTGTAAGGATTTTTACTATAAATTCCTCTTCATTTCGATTAATGTAATCATTAAAGTCTACTCTATTTAGACCAAAAAAATGTTCAAATTTGACAGCTTCTTGACTAGAGTAAAATTGTATCACTAAATCATTCATAAATATGATAAAGGGATTTGTACCACTGGCAGAACCAACAAAGTTCTCTGTAAATGCTTTATTACCGCCTAAAGTTTCTAAATAAGAAACTGAGAGCGGTAAATCATTAATCCCTTCGTCTGATTTATTAAGTATTATGAGTCTTAGCCTTTCTTTTATGTCATCTGGTAAGTTGAAAACTTCTTCGCAAATACTATTTCTCCAAAGTTGTATGTAGCAAAACATCCGAATTAGTATATTATCCTCAAATGAAATACTTGTCAAATCTGTTAAATCAGAGCCTCTTAATTGAGGTAATATGGATGCTGTAAAAGAACTTTCTGTTTCTGTAAAAATATCTTCACATTCTTTACAAAAGACGTAATCAACCGAGAAGGGAATTTGCTTTGCAGATTCAATTTCTTCATCTGTAGCGGGTCTTCCTAATGAATTTTCAAGGGTTACTTCATCTAGTCTTTGAAAATTGAATTCTACAAAAGGATTATCGTTAGATATGTCAAAATAGAAACCTCTTTCCCTATCATTACTTCCATCAATATTCAGACATTGTCTAATTATACCATCTGATAGATAATGTGTATTTTTTTTATTTGCTTCTCTTTCGACACATAAAGCACAAGTCATATTTACAGTATTAATTTAAAATAGCTAGTAGTCTTTCTTTTTGAGTCCAAGGAATTGGTTCTTGTCCAATATGGTCTTGAAGAACATTTAATTGTTTATGCAGTTTAGAAGGAACAAAACCATCTGCTGTATCATTAATTAAAACAAGTTTATTTTCAATTACCCTATTATATTTTGAGTCTGTTGCAATTTGAAAATTTATATTAGCCTTTGCGATACTGCCAATAAAGTTGGCAGCAGTAGAACCTGTGACGTAGCTAACCAGATTTAATCTACTTTGTCTTTGCATTAAAACACTGAAGCGAACTGAACGAAACTCTCCTTTATCTAAAGGTGCTCTAAACTTAGGGTTGTATTTCTGGAAATTAGAACTAATATATGCAGAGGCTTTAGTCCTAAAGGTATTTCGCTCTTCTACCTCCTTTTGGTCTTCAAATTGAACACTAGCCGCTGAAGCACACATAGAAACGAACTGAGCCATCTCGTAAACCATATTTGGGATGAGGTTCTCTTTGGTTGTAGTTTTATAATAGTGCTTGATTCCCTTATTATCCTGTGTTCGTTTTACTTCATAGAAAGCTTCAAAATGATACAAAATCTTCAACAGACACTGATTCTCATAGTCTATTTCTGATTCGTAAGCCTCTGAATTTAAAAGCCCACCATCAGATACAATAAACTTTCCGTTTCTCTCAGTAACATATATTGAAACAAATTTGCTTGTTGTGGTTGAGTATGGTGTACTTATTTCTACTGTATCTGTTCCTCGCAACTTAAAAGACCATAATTGGTCAAAGCATTGACGAACATTCATTACTACTTTTTCTAGATTAGTCATATTTTACGCCTTGACTTGGGTTATCATTGTTGCTGTCAAAATCTAGTTCAGTTGATGGTGTCTGGATGACTTCAACGTATTTATCATTATTATAAAAGGTTTGAGATTCATCACAATAATGAGCCATACATAAACTTATGTCATTTAATAATGCATCTCTTTCAACTTCTTCTTCAAGTGATTCAGTCTTATAGGCAATATTCCTTCCGTCACAATCATACTTGTGGAAATGTGGTGTGTCGACCTTTTGCTTTGGCAATTCAATATTAGGTGCACGATTGTAATGTGATACACCGTCTGAATCAAACCTAAAAAAAGGTATTCCAATAAATTCAGGTGCTCTAAGCTTAAATTTAAAATCTTTCTTATTTTCAATTTTAGATTCTACAATTAGTTCTAACTTATCTGTTATGGATGTATGTGTTACATCTACCTTTTTGACCCTAGTGTTTTCATGATTAACCTTTATTCCATCAAGCACTATCGTTGGTATAGATGTATTTTTGGTTTTACCCAATAGTTCTTCATACTTAGGATAGTTCTCCCTAATTTCTTTTACTGGTTTTGCCATAGTTCAATTTTTAACTCCAAAATGCATAAATAGTTAAATCATCCTGTCTTTCTCATTTACTCAATCGCTCATAAACTTTTTTCAACATATAGTCTTTAACCAAATCTCCAAATTCTTTGTTATCCATGATTTTAGAGAAAATATCTTGGTTCTGTTCCATTCTACCAATCCATTTCTCTAAATAAGCATCGTTGAATCCAAATTTAAAATTATCTATACTATTGTTTTGGGCTTGTACTGCTAATTTTTCATCATCAACCATATCTTCTATCACTTGGTCAAAAACTAGTTTATCAGCTTCATTAAACTCAGTTCCAAATCTATTATTCAATACATTTATAATTTCAGATAAAGCTTCTTGTTCTTCCTTGTTCATACGGATTCCAGCACCATCCATACCTTCTAAACCATATTCACCTTGACTATCTAAAAGTAAGTTTTGCTCTGCTACACGCTGTAACCTGTAATATTCTAAAGAAACCTCGTCACCAAGTTGAAATCTATCTTCTTGACTTTTTCGAGGTAATTTCTTTAATAAAAATCTAGAGTAGGTAAACAGTTTTTCAAGTTCTACATCGCTAAATGGCATAATCTGAGTTAAAAACGAATACAATCTAGTAAAGGTTTGTAATGCGTGTTTAAAATTATCTTGTGTAATTTCTGTTCCAATTACATCGTCTTTGCTGTTTTCTTCTGGTAATCGTTTAAAACGTTCTACAGCTGGGTCTATGAATGCATATAGTTTTCCTTGTTCTTTTTCAGATAAGGCTTTAGCAGATTTAAAAAATACATTACAAAAATTATCAATTTCAGATTCCCAGATAACTTGTCCTTTTTCAATTTCAGTTTTTAAATCATATAACTGGTTTGGGTCTGTAGTTTCTAGAATCGTTGTTAACTCATAATACGGTTGAAACGAATTTAGTATGTCTTCCGTATCATTTGTGAAATCTAGAATAAAAGTGTCTTCTTTTCCAGCGTACATTCTGTTTAGTCTCGATAACGTTTGTACACATTTTACTCCAGATAATTTTTTATCTACGTACATGGTATGCAATAACGGCTGGTCAAATCCTGTTTGGTATTTATCGGCTACCAATAACAATTGGTATTCAGCAGAAGCAAACTTTTTTGGAACTTCATTTTCCTTAAAACCATTGAGTTCCATTTCAGTTACACCTTCTGGATACGCATCGTAAATCACTTTTCCAGAAAATGCTACGATTGTTTTAATATCAGTATAACCTTTGTGTTTTATGTATTTATCAAATTCTTCTTTGTAACGCACCGCATGTAATCTAGAACCAGTTACTAACATTGCTTTAGCTTTACCACCAATTTTTTTAGATACTACTTGTCTAAAATGTTCTATGATAACTTCTGTTTTTTGTGCTAAATTATGTGGATGCAATGACATAAAACGCGCAATTGCTCTAGATGCTTGCTTTTTATTGACCTTTGGGTCGTCTTCAATTTCTTTTGATAGTTTAAAGTAGGTTTTATAAGTAGTATAATTCTTTAAAACATCTAGTATAAAACCTTCTTCAATAGCTTGTTTCATGCTATATAAATGAAACGGTTTTGGAATGCCTTGTTTGTTTGGTGTTCCAAATACTTCTATCGTTTTTGGTTTTGGCGTAGCTGTAAAAGCAAAAAAGCTGAGGTTATCTTGTTTTCCTCTGGCTTCCATAGATTTTCTAATCTGGTCTTCGGCATCTTCATCTAATCCAGAATAAACGTCTTCTATTATAGCATCTTCCAACGTTTTAGCTGACAATACTTCTTTTAGCTTTTTAGTTCCTTCACCACCTTGGCTAGAATGTGCTTCATCTATAATGACCGCATATTTTTTAGCTTCCAGTTCTCCAATTTTATCTATTACGAATGGAAACTTCTGTAAGGTAGTAATGATAATGTTAGAACCAGCTTTAATAGCATCGGCTAACTGTTGGGAATTTTCGTCTATTTTCTGAACAACTCCTTGTTTGTGTTCAAATTGGTAAATGGTATTTTGTAATTGACTATCCAGTATTTTTCGGTCTGTAATAACAATTACGGAATCGAAAACACGTTCGTTTTGTTTATTGTGCAAGCTGGATAATCTGTAAGATAGCCACGCTATAGAATTAGATTTGCCAGAACCAGCCGAATGCTGAATTAGATAATTTTGTCCAGCTCCTTTTGCTTTAGCGTCTTGGGTTAATTTACGAACCACTTCCATTTGGTGAAACCTTGGAAATATCATGGTTTCTTTTGTCTTCCTTATTCCATTTAGCTCGTAAACCTCAACATTTAAATGTAGAAATTTACCAATAATGTCCATGAAACTATCTTTAGCCAAAACGTATTCCCATAAATATGAATTACGATAGCCATTTGGGTTTATAGGGTTTCCAGCACCATTATTTGCGCCTAAATTAAATGGTAAGTATCTTGTGTTTTTACCAGCTAATTTGGTGGTCATTTCACATTCATCTGCATCTACAGCAAAATGAACTAAAGACCGTTTTTTAAATTGAAATATAGGTTCGTCGGCTTCTCTATCAAATTGATACTGCTTTTTAGCATTGCTAACGTTTTGACCAGAAAACTGATTTTTAAGTTCAATGGTTGAAATAGGTAAACCATTTAAACTTATTACCATATCTAGTGAGTTTTTTCCTTTACGCTGGTAGTATAATTGTCTGGTAACTGCTAAATGATTTTTACGATATAAAACCTCTGCTTCTGGATTTAACGCACTCTCTGGACGAAAAAATGCCATATTAAACTTTACACCATAATCTGTAAAACCATTACGCAAAACATGTAACGTACCATGAGTATCTAAATCTTTAAGTAAACGTTGAATGACTTTAGTTTCAACCGCATCTTTATGAATGTTCGCTAACTTTTCCCATTGTTTTGGTTGTGAGTTTTTAAGAAACTCGATAACGTATTTTGGAAAAATTCCTAAATGGGCATCAAAATCTTTGGAATGCCCTCTTACATAACCACCATTTTCTAATAAGGATATTTCTATTGCAGTTTCAAACGTTAATTCTGTATGTATTCCTTTTGCCATAGTTATTTATGTAAAAAAAGTTTTAATTCATTAAATAATTCATTTGACAATTCAGTTGTTAGGTTATTAGATGCTATTTCATAAGCCTGTTTTACTTTTACACTACTCTCACCAGACAAATCCAAATTTAATTTTTCATTTAGAAATACTTCTAAATTCGGGTTTAACTCTAAACCTTTTCCTATTAAAACTGTTTTTTCTAGCAACTTAACGTTATCAAGTTTTTCATCTGCATCCCAAATAGAATAATAATTTTCAATACCCATGGCTTCACAAAGTCCAGTGAAGTATGAAACCCCTCCTTTACCACCACAGCTAAGAATAGATACACCATTTTTATCTAAATCATAATCCCAATGTTCCTCACAAATAGTTTGATAGAAAATCTTATCAGAGTCACCTTCAAGGATTAGTACTTTTTTAGCAAAAAAGACCTCATTCCTTTCTGTATTGAAATGTGTGTAAATTCTAAAGCGTTCTTGCTCTGATTTAATTTTATTAATATAAAAAGAATTCTTTTTTAAGTTAATAGTTCCCTCTTCTGTGGTTTTTTTTAATATTTCAAGTTCGTAGGCTCTTGAAGCATCAATAAAATTAGGGTTATGTGATGTATAAAATATTTGAGAAGTTTTAGAAATCTTTTGAAAACTTTTATACAATGCTCTTTGTGCCTGTGGATATAAGTAAATTTCTGGTTCTTCAACTCCGAAAATCACATTACCTCCAATTAATTCAGCGTAAGTTTGAAATATAGATAACAACACTAAATTTTGCATTCCAGAACCAACTTCATCGGAATCAAAAACTTTATCAGTATGACTTTCTGTTATAGTGATTTGCAATGTTTTATAAAACCAATTTAAATTATATATGTTTAGTTCTGGCTT
Encoded here:
- a CDS encoding Predicted ATP-dependent endonuclease of the OLD family, contains P-loop ATPase and TOPRIM domains; this encodes MIKSVHIENYRSIKDLYIEPENLCAIIGSNSVGKTNVLKAIDLVLGEGWATKAKVVKELFNDTNEAINIRIDFCHGIPHDYYGTQYHIHYVTLKMEMYPEFKCEVRLKSNDTDRDFYITEEFKRKCHFIYISSDRDLAEQMRVSSWTLIGKLMKEVYNNYVNFYNGNEEKLRETFKELMVEPRQFLEDDFDEKNITFKKFSDCFTKHCENNAVGLAAGMKPELNIYNLNWFYKTLQITITESHTDKVFDSDEVGSGMQNLVLLSIFQTYAELIGGNVIFGVEEPEIYLYPQAQRALYKSFQKISKTSQIFYTSHNPNFIDASRAYELEILKKTTEEGTINLKKNSFYINKIKSEQERFRIYTHFNTERNEVFFAKKVLILEGDSDKIFYQTICEEHWDYDLDKNGVSILSCGGKGGVSYFTGLCEAMGIENYYSIWDADEKLDNVKLLEKTVLIGKGLELNPNLEVFLNEKLNLDLSGESSVKVKQAYEIASNNLTTELSNELFNELKLFLHK